Genomic window (Candidatus Deferrimicrobiaceae bacterium):
AGGCTGGAAGGGGAATCTCGCGAAGACGACCCGGCAGTTCCAGGAGTGGCTCGCCGCGGCCCTCGAGGAGGAGTTGGCGGAAGTGTCGGCCGCCGGCGGGGATCCGCTTTCGGGATTTCTTTTCCAGGCCCGGGCGAGCTTTTCCCGCACCGTGCGCGCCTTCCAGGACAGGATCGCCAAGGAGATCGAGCGCGCCCTCGGCCTGCCCTTCGAGGGGGCGCAATTCACCGTCGAGATCGCGGAGCCGTCGAGACCCGACGTCCGGACGGGAAGGGCGTTCGACACCAGTGTCGAGCTGCTCTGGTTCCTCATCCCGATGGGGATCTTCCGGCCGCTGGTCCGGCGCCATTTCCTCCGGCGGATCCCCTGGGAGGTGGAGAAGAACCTCTCGCGGCTGGCCGCGCAATGGGCCGACGCCGTCAACGCCTCGATCGACGGCCTCGCCCGCCGGTCGATGGCGTTCCTGGCCAACGAACTGGCCACCATCGAGGGGCTGGTGGGCAACGCCTGCGACCGGAGGCCGGACATTCAAAAAGCCCTGGATCTCCTGGACTCCCACGAAGCCGGGGCCGCCTTCCACTGATCGATCCTGCGGGGCCGCAACATCCCCTATTGGTCGTAGTCGGAAAGCATCCGGAAATCCCCGGGCGTGTTGATGTTCATGAAGGAGCGAAAACCCGGATCGACCGCGGTGACTTCTTCCGCAGGAATTTCCCGCGTCCGCAAACGGCCGACGAGCGCCATGAGCGAAAAATCGCCTTTCTGCAGCGATTCCTCGATGAGCGGCAGGCACCCCTTTCCGTAAACGGCGCAGAGAGGCTCCGGGCCGTGGGGACCGCAGGGGATCACCAGGTCGGCCTCCTCCGTTTTTCCCGCCAGCAGTTCCAATAGGGAGGGGGAAAGGAACGGTGCATCGCAACCGACGGCTAGAACGTACGGATTCCGGCTGTGTCGCAGGGCGGCATCCACCCCGGAGATCGGCCCCTTTCCCGGGACCCGGTCGGGGATTTTCGGGCAAGGGACGAAGTCGAAAAGGCCGGGGTCGTTGGTGACCAGAAAAATATCCTCGAACAGGGGTTGCAGGGTTTCGTATACCCGGGCGACCAGCGGTCTGCCCCGGAACGAAAGGAGCGCCTTGTTTCTGCCCATCCGGCGGGATTTTCCTCCGGCCAGGATGGCGGCCGACATGTTCGGGATGCGGTGGACCGGTTCCCTCATCGGGGGAGATCCCCTTTGTTCTTTCCGTTGAAGATCGCCCAGAAGAGGATTCCCACCAGAAACCCGGCCGTGACGTTCACGGACAGGATCAGTCCCGCGGTGAGCAGGGCCACCAGGAAATCCTCCCTGCCGGGAAGGTCGCGCGCGGGGAGGGACAATTCCAGCCACGCGAAGACGAGAAGCGCGCCGAGGATGCTCTGCGGGAAGTTCTGGAGGGGGATCAGCAACGCCGTCGCCGCGGCGACCCCCACGGCCATCTTCATCCCCCCCAGGAACACGACGGAGCCGCCTGTCCTCGCCCCGAAATGATACTGGCCCGCCAGGCCCCCCGCCCTGTGGCAGACCGGCATCCCGCCGAACCAGCACGAGATCAGGTTCATGATCCCGAAGCTCCGCGCCATCTTCTCCTCGGGGATCTTTCTCCCGGGGAACAGGTCCCCGGAGAGGGCGCAGACGGCCACGACGGAGTTGAGCAGCGTGAGCGGGATCTGGGCGATCGCCCCTTTCGTGAACCCCCGCCACCATTCGGCGGGGGAGGGGATGATGACCCCGGGAACCCATGTCGTAAGCGTCCAGTTCTCGAACAGGCCGGGCCGGGAGACCCCAAGCAGGAGGTCCCCCAAGCAGGAACAGGATGAGAGCCGCGGGCACCTTGCGCCGGAAATAGGACAGGACGATCAGGGCAACGGATACCCCGCCGACCAGGAGGCTGTCCCATCCGACCATCGGGAGGGGGAGCATGGTCTGAACCCCCGTCAGAAGAAGCTTGAGTCCGATGCCGAGCTGGATTCCCCGGACGACGGGCCTGGGGGTGACCTCGGAATCGGGACATACTACATCGTCGCCACGGCGATCAACTGGTGGTACTACACGCGCAAAGGATGCGAGAAGCCGAGTTGACGCGCCCGGGACGGGAAATGAAGGCGAAAGGGTACATCGGTCTGATCACGAAGGGAACGCCTGCCCGGGGACTCGCCGGGGCCACCCTCGGGTTTTTCATCGGCTTTGCCGCTGTTTCCCTCTTCGGCCCGACCGCGAAAAGTTTACGGGGGATTTTGGGGCTTAGCCCCCTCGAGGTCGGGCTCCTGGTGGCCGCTCCCTCACTCTCCGGGTCTCTGCTGCGGATTCCCTTCTCGGCCTGGGTCGATACCACGGGAGGGAGAAAACCGTTCCTGGTCCTTCTCTTCCTCTCCATCGCCGGCATGGCGGGACTCTTTCTGACCCTCCACTTCTACTACCCGGAGCGGATGCCCCGTTCTTTCTTCCCGCTGATCCTGTTTCTCGGAGTGCTTTGCGGCTGCGGGATCGCCACCTTCTCCGTCGGGATCAGCCAGGTGGCGTACTGGTATCCCAAGGCCCGGCACGGCACCGCCTTGGGGACCTACGCGGGGATCGGGAACCTCGCCCCCGGGATCTTCACGCTCCTTCTGCCGTTTGCCCTCGTGTCCATGGGACTTGCGGGGTCCTACCTGGCATGGCTTGCCTTCCTCATCGCGGGAACCGGCCTCTATGCGGTCGTCGGGAGGAACGCGTGGTACTTCCAGATGGTCGCGCAGGGTGTACCCGTGGAGGAGGCCAAGCCGGCCTCCGCTGCACGAGGCCAGGAGATCTTTCCGGCCGGCAACCTGATCGAGAGCCTGCTCCTCTCCGCGAGGATCTGGAAAACGTGGGCTCTCGTGGCGGTCTACTTCACGACCTTTGGCGGGTTCATCGCCCTGACCGCCTGGCTCCCCGTCTACTGGATCTCTTTCTACGCGGTCACCCCCGTCGTCGCGGGGACGCTCGCCGGCGCCTACTCGATCCTGACCTCACTTGTCCGGGTGGGGGGAGGGTACCTTTCGGATCGCCTGGGCGGGGAACTCACGGGGATCCTTGCGCTGTGCTTCATGCTGGTCGGGGCGCTTATGATGACCCTTTCGGGGAACTTCCGTCTCTCCGTCGTCGCCGGGATTTTCCTGGCCATCGGCATGGGGGTGACCAACGCGGCCGTGTTCAAGCTGGTCGCCCAGGAGGTCCCCGAGGCGGTCGGCGGTGCCGCCGGATGGGTGGGGGGGTTAGGAGCGTTCGGGGGATTCGCCATCCCGCCGATCCTGGGCACCATCGTCGAGATCCGGGGGGCCGGGGGCTACGCGAGCGGGTTCGTGGTTTTCGTCGGGCTGGCCGCGATCTCCCTTCTCCTCGTCGGGGTGCTCCGGCAGAAACGCGCACGGGTTTTCGCGGCGATATAACCGGGGAGCAGGGGGGCGGCAGGCCCGGTCCGGCCGTTCCCCGCAATGCTTTCCCGACAACAGGCAAGGCCCCGCGAGGGGTCAGTTCCCCCCCGCCTCCTTTCCCCACAACTGCTGCAACCGTTGGCCGCGCCCGCAGTTGTACCGGTAGATCTTGTATCAAAGTGGGGCCCGACCGGT
Coding sequences:
- a CDS encoding molybdenum cofactor guanylyltransferase → MREPVHRIPNMSAAILAGGKSRRMGRNKALLSFRGRPLVARVYETLQPLFEDIFLVTNDPGLFDFVPCPKIPDRVPGKGPISGVDAALRHSRNPYVLAVGCDAPFLSPSLLELLAGKTEEADLVIPCGPHGPEPLCAVYGKGCLPLIEESLQKGDFSLMALVGRLRTREIPAEEVTAVDPGFRSFMNINTPGDFRMLSDYDQ
- a CDS encoding putative sulfate/molybdate transporter, whose amino-acid sequence is MGDLLLGVSRPGLFENWTLTTWVPGVIIPSPAEWWRGFTKGAIAQIPLTLLNSVVAVCALSGDLFPGRKIPEEKMARSFGIMNLISCWFGGMPVCHRAGGLAGQYHFGARTGGSVVFLGGMKMAVGVAAATALLIPLQNFPQSILGALLVFAWLELSLPARDLPGREDFLVALLTAGLILSVNVTAGFLVGILFWAIFNGKNKGDLPR
- a CDS encoding MFS transporter, whose translation is MKAKGYIGLITKGTPARGLAGATLGFFIGFAAVSLFGPTAKSLRGILGLSPLEVGLLVAAPSLSGSLLRIPFSAWVDTTGGRKPFLVLLFLSIAGMAGLFLTLHFYYPERMPRSFFPLILFLGVLCGCGIATFSVGISQVAYWYPKARHGTALGTYAGIGNLAPGIFTLLLPFALVSMGLAGSYLAWLAFLIAGTGLYAVVGRNAWYFQMVAQGVPVEEAKPASAARGQEIFPAGNLIESLLLSARIWKTWALVAVYFTTFGGFIALTAWLPVYWISFYAVTPVVAGTLAGAYSILTSLVRVGGGYLSDRLGGELTGILALCFMLVGALMMTLSGNFRLSVVAGIFLAIGMGVTNAAVFKLVAQEVPEAVGGAAGWVGGLGAFGGFAIPPILGTIVEIRGAGGYASGFVVFVGLAAISLLLVGVLRQKRARVFAAI